Proteins from one Coffea arabica cultivar ET-39 chromosome 8c, Coffea Arabica ET-39 HiFi, whole genome shotgun sequence genomic window:
- the LOC113705365 gene encoding ER membrane protein complex subunit 7 homolog: MEGRGSSEIMVVLLRRRRRGLGLGLGRGLLPFVSLICLCFLLPPALAVASGNGDAYTINGRVKIPGASSLGFALPAKTSNVKVILNGGQEVTFLRPDGYFSFHNVPAGTHLIEVAAIGYFFSPVRVDVSARNPGKVQAALTETRKGLSELVLEPLREEQYYEIKEPFSIMSVVKSPMGLMLGFMVLVMFVMPKLVENMDTEEMKRAQEEMRNQGVPSFSSLLSGGQRSN, translated from the exons ATGGAAGGAAGAGGCAGCTCTGAAATCATGGTAGTATtattaagaagaagaagaagaggtcTTGGTCTTGGTCTTGGTCGAGGTCTTCTTCCATTtgtttctttaatttgtttatgcTTTCTCCTTCCTCCGGCCCTCGCCGTCGCATCCGG GAATGGAGATGCTTATACGATAAATGGCAGAGTCAAAATTCCAG GTGCCAGCTCTCTGGGATTTGCACTACCTgcaaaaacctcaaatgtcaaaGTCATACTGAATGGTGGTCAAGAAGTCACTTTTCTGCGGCCTGATGGATATTTTTCTTT CCACAATGTTCCTGCTGGGACTCATCTAATTGAGGTGGCTGCAATTGGATATTTCTTTTCTCCG GTTCGAGTTGATGTGAGTGCTAGAAACCCAGGTAAGGTTCAGGCAGCACTAACAGAGACTAGGAAAGGTTTGAGTGAGCTTGTGCTGGAGCCTCTAAGAGAGGAACAGTACTATGAG ATAAAGGAACCCTTCTCCATAATGTCTGTAGTGAAAAGCCCAATGGGTCTGATGCTCGGGTTTATGGTTCTCGTGATGTTTGTAATGCCCAAACTAGTAGAGAATATGG ATACCGAAGAAATGAAACGAGCCCAAGAAGAAATGAGAAATCAGGGGGTTCCTTCTTTTTCAAGTTTGTTATCCGGAGGCCAGAGAAGTAACTAA
- the LOC113707330 gene encoding thiamine-repressible mitochondrial transport protein THI74-like isoform X2: MGWRYKAGLCLIATVVVIWVTSAEVTQGIFENYKQPFAVTYLGASLMVIYLPLAFLKDWICSLIRKRSGKTGKTLGSIGDSCAGADSPLKYIGDQKVFEMDIKGSLNRKHSEVDLSAQEEGKPLVSICTDGAENAKQEKEVSTREIAINGKRTLVGDLFGLLSAVTYGLFTVLLKKFAGEEGERIDVQKLFGYVGLFTLVALWWLVWPLTALGIEPKFTVPHSAKMDEVVIANGLVGSVLSDYFWALCVVWTTPLVATLGMSLTIPLAMSADMVIHGRHYSAIYILGSVQVFAGFIIANLSDWFTRTLGL, translated from the exons ATGGGTTGGAGATATAAGGCTGGTTTGTGTCTCATTGCTACCGTTGTTGTCATTTGGGTCACCTCTGCAGAAGTCACCCAG GGTATTTTTGAAAACTACAAGCAACCATTTGCCGTGACATATCTTGGGGCTTCTCTAATGGTGATTTATCTCCCACTAGCATTTCTAAAGGATTGGATTTGCAGTCTGATAAGAAAACGCTCTGGGAAAACTGGTAAAACTTTAGGGTCAATTGGTGATTCATGTGCTGGTGCGGATTCTCCTTTGAAGTATATTGGAGACCAGAAAGTCTTTGAGATGGATATTAAGGGATCTTTGAATAGAAAACACAGTGAAGTAGATCTTTCTGCTCAAGAAGAGGGAAAGCCATTAGTTTCTATATGTACAGATGGTGCTGAGAATGCTAAACAAGAAAAAGAGGTTTCCACGAGGGAAATTGCCAT AAATGGCAAACGTACTCTTGTTGGGGATCTTTTTGGCCTTCTATCAGCTGTGACATATGGACTATTTACTG TACTTCTCAAGAAGTTTGCTGGTGAGGAAGGAGAAAGGATTGATGTTCAGAAGCTGTTTGGATATGTTGGTTTGTTCACACTTGTGGCCCTATGGTGGCTCG TGTGGCCATTGACTGCCTTAGGCATAGAGCCTAAATTTACAGTTCCTCACTCTGCAAAGATGGATGAAGTTGTTATTGCAAATGGACTCGTAGGAAGTGTTCTTTCAGACTACTTCTG GGCACTATGTGTTGTCTGGACAACTCCGCTGGTAGCCACCTTGGGCATGTCTCTTACAATCCCACTTGCCATGTCGGCTGATATGGTGATACATGGACGCCATTATTCAGCCATCTACATTCTGGGTTCGGTTCAG GTATTTGCAGGATTTATTATAGCCAATCTTTCGGATTGGTTTACCAGAACTTTGGGGTTATAG
- the LOC113707330 gene encoding uncharacterized vacuolar membrane protein YML018C-like isoform X1 produces the protein MGWRYKAGLCLIATVVVIWVTSAEVTQGIFENYKQPFAVTYLGASLMVIYLPLAFLKDWICSLIRKRSGKTGKTLGSIGDSCAGADSPLKYIGDQKVFEMDIKGSLNRKHSEVDLSAQEEGKPLVSICTDGAENAKQEKEVSTREIAMYGFYIAPIWFITEYLSNAALARTSVASTTVLSSTSGLFTLFIGAYLGQDSLSVSKVVAVFISMAGVAMTTLGKTWAADDAQLNPSLNGKRTLVGDLFGLLSAVTYGLFTVLLKKFAGEEGERIDVQKLFGYVGLFTLVALWWLVWPLTALGIEPKFTVPHSAKMDEVVIANGLVGSVLSDYFWALCVVWTTPLVATLGMSLTIPLAMSADMVIHGRHYSAIYILGSVQVFAGFIIANLSDWFTRTLGL, from the exons ATGGGTTGGAGATATAAGGCTGGTTTGTGTCTCATTGCTACCGTTGTTGTCATTTGGGTCACCTCTGCAGAAGTCACCCAG GGTATTTTTGAAAACTACAAGCAACCATTTGCCGTGACATATCTTGGGGCTTCTCTAATGGTGATTTATCTCCCACTAGCATTTCTAAAGGATTGGATTTGCAGTCTGATAAGAAAACGCTCTGGGAAAACTGGTAAAACTTTAGGGTCAATTGGTGATTCATGTGCTGGTGCGGATTCTCCTTTGAAGTATATTGGAGACCAGAAAGTCTTTGAGATGGATATTAAGGGATCTTTGAATAGAAAACACAGTGAAGTAGATCTTTCTGCTCAAGAAGAGGGAAAGCCATTAGTTTCTATATGTACAGATGGTGCTGAGAATGCTAAACAAGAAAAAGAGGTTTCCACGAGGGAAATTGCCATGTATGGATTCTATATCGCCCCTATTTGGTTTATTACGGAG TACTTATCAAATGCTGCCCTTGCACGTACAAGCGTTGCAAGTACAACAGTATTATCATCTACTTCAGGACTGTTTACCCTCTTCATTGGTGCATACCTGGGCCAAGATTCCTTAAGTGTATCGAAAGTAGTTGCTGTTTTTATTAGCATGGCTGGTGTTGCAATGACAACTCTAGGAAAAACTTGGGCAGCTGATGATGCCCAACTTAATCCTTCTTT AAATGGCAAACGTACTCTTGTTGGGGATCTTTTTGGCCTTCTATCAGCTGTGACATATGGACTATTTACTG TACTTCTCAAGAAGTTTGCTGGTGAGGAAGGAGAAAGGATTGATGTTCAGAAGCTGTTTGGATATGTTGGTTTGTTCACACTTGTGGCCCTATGGTGGCTCG TGTGGCCATTGACTGCCTTAGGCATAGAGCCTAAATTTACAGTTCCTCACTCTGCAAAGATGGATGAAGTTGTTATTGCAAATGGACTCGTAGGAAGTGTTCTTTCAGACTACTTCTG GGCACTATGTGTTGTCTGGACAACTCCGCTGGTAGCCACCTTGGGCATGTCTCTTACAATCCCACTTGCCATGTCGGCTGATATGGTGATACATGGACGCCATTATTCAGCCATCTACATTCTGGGTTCGGTTCAG GTATTTGCAGGATTTATTATAGCCAATCTTTCGGATTGGTTTACCAGAACTTTGGGGTTATAG
- the LOC113706708 gene encoding synaptotagmin-5-like codes for MGFVLGFILGAALGLGLIVGFARYQNIRSKNRSDLAATIAAFARMTVQDSRKLLPPESYPSWVVFTQRQKLTWLNHHLDKLWPYINQAASELIRSSVEPTLEEYRPAIIASLKFSKLTLGTVAPQFTGIAVIDGDVGEIVMELELQWDGNPSIIIDIETRVGVKLPIQVKNIGFTGVFRLMFKPLVDEFPCFGAVCYSLRQKKNLDFTLKVVGGEITAIPGISDSIEEMIRDAIEDSITWPVRKIVPILPGDYSDLELKPVGILDVKLVEAKELTNKDFIGKSDPYAELFIRPLRNRTKTSKTINNQINPIWNEHFEFIVEDVSTQNLTIRIYDDEGIQASEFIGCARILLKDLQPGKVKDVWLKLVKDLEIQRDTKNRGQVHLELLYCPFGSESALLTRFNPDFRLTDLEKALKQDIDSDDTEKPALHRKRDVIVRGVLSVTVISAEDLPATDFMGKSDPFVVLEMKKSKQKNKTRVLNDTLNPVWNQTFDFVVEDGLHDLLMLEVYDHDTFGKDKMGRCVMTLTRVILEEEFTDVFPVDGTPSGKLNLHLKWTPQLIVKE; via the exons atGGGCTTCGTTCTGGGTTTCATTTTAGGTGCTGCGTTAGGCCTTGGTTTGATAGTTGGGTTTGCTCGATATCAAAATATCAGATCCAAGAATCGCTCTGATTTG GCAGCAACCATTGCAGCTTTTGCAAGGATGACTGTTCAGGATTCCAGAAAACTTCTGCCACCCGAGTCCTATCCTTCTTGGGTAGTCTTTACACAGCGACAGA agtTAACTTGGCTCAATCATCATCTTGACAAGCTCTGGCCATATATTAACCAG GCAGCTTCTGAATTGATAAGAAGCTCGGTTGAGCCAACCCTTGAGGAATACAGACCGGCTATCATAGCATCTTTGAAGTTTTCAAAGTTGACCCTCGGTACTGTGGCCCCACAATTTACAG GAATTGCCGTGATTGATGGTGATGTTGGGGAAATTGTTATGGAGTTGGAGTTGCAGTGGGATGGAAATCCCAGCATTATAATCGACATCGAAACCAGAGTTGGAGTTAAACTACCAATACAG GTCAAGAATATTGGATTTACTGGGGTTTTCAGATTAATGTTCAAACCCCTGGTTGATGAATTTCCTTGTTTTGGAGCTGTATGTTACTCCCTGAGACAAAAG AAAAATCTGGATTTTACCCTCAAAGTTGTTGGTGGTGAAATCACAGCAATTCCTGGAATATCTGATTCTATTGAG GAAATGATACGAGATGCCATTGAAGATTCTATCACCTGGCCAGTTCGTAAGATTGTTCCCATATTACCAGGAGACTATAG TGACTTAGAGCTAAAGCCTGTTGGAATACTAGATGTGAAGCTTGTAGAAGCTAAGGAGTTGACAAACAAGGACTTCATTGGGAAATCTGATCCATATGCAGAATTGTTCATACGCCCGCTGCGCAACAGGACAAAAACTAGCAAAACAATT AACAACCAAATAAACCCAATTTGGAATGAACATTTTGAGTTCATAGTTGAAGATGTCTCCACTCAAAACTTGACAATAAGGATTTATGACGACGAAGGGATTCAAGCTTCTGAATTCATTGGCTGTGCTCGAATTTTGTTGAAGGACCTTCAACCTGGGAAGGTTAAAGATGTCTGGTTGAAACTTGTGAAAGATTTGGAGATTCAAAGGGATACAAAGAACAGGGGTCAG GTTCATTTGGAGCTTTTATACTGTCCGTTTGGGAGTGAGAGTGCATTGCTGACTCGCTTCAACCCCGACTTTAGATTGACTGACTTGGAGAAGGCCCTTAAGCAGGATATTGACTCTGATGATACAGAAAAACCTGCTTTACACAGGAAAAGGGATGTTATCGTCAGAGGAGTTCTCTCTGTCACAGTAATATCTGCAGAAGATTTACCAGCTACTGATTTTATGGGAAAATCTGATCCATTTGTGGTACTTGAAATGAAGAAGTCCAAACAGAAGAACAAGACGAGG GTTTTGAATGACACCTTAAATCCAGTTTGGAATCAAACCTTTGACTTTGTTGTGGAGGACGGATTGCATGACTTGTTAATGTTGGAAGTCTACGACCATGACACATTTGGGAAG GATAAAATGGGAAGATGCGTCATGACACTCACAAGGGTTATACTGGAGGAAGAATTTACAGATGTTTTCCCAGTAGATGGTACTCCTTCCGGGAAGCTTAATCTGCATCTCAAGTGGACACCGCAGCTAATAGTGAAAGAGTGA